The genome window CGCACCCCGATAAATCTCCCTATACCCACGGTCCTCCAACAGGCAAAGCAATCCCGAACCATGATTGTTTCGCTCCACCACCAGCCACGCCGTGTTGTAATCCCATGCAATATTGCGCGCCGTTTCCATCAGCTCCAGGCCAGCCACATGCCCCGCATACTCCGCGCACTGCATCCCCGTTTCCATATCCAGAACCTGGATCGCCGACCAATCCCCCTCCGACCCACCGCCAGCCGGATCCACCGCCACCACATACAGCCTGCCCGCCATAGGAGGAAACCAAATCTCCAACCTCCCGCTGTCCTTGTGAATTCCCGCTTCCGGTACAACCTCCAGCCGCCGCTCCACCGCCTCCATGTCAAAATACGGCTCCCCGCTCACCCGAAAGCAGCTCTCCGCATCCTCCACAAACTCCTGCCGCGCCATCCCCCGCAACCCGGCCCGCATCGCCCGTCGAAACCCGATCTGCTCAAGATTCAGCGCCACATCCGGCCTGGTCATCAGCTCAAGCTCTTCCTCCGTCAGCGTCGCCTCATCCACCCCAGGCCCCCTGTATCCCGCATCCATCCACCACGGAAAAAAATGCCGCACCATCCCCGTCTCATGCGCCCGCTGCCACTCGTCATAAAAGCACCCACCAACCCCATTCGGCGTGGACTCCAGCATCACCTCAGCCCCCGGCGGCAACCCCGCCCGCAGCCCCGCCAAAGTCTCCGCCGCCGCGTCTCCCGAGCCCGCTCCCAGCCCATTCATACCCCATCGCGAAACCTCCGAACAATGCAGATTCTGCACCGTCATCCCTCGCCCCGCATTTCGATCCGAAGCACTCTCCACTCGAAACTCCGAATCTATCTCCGGAAACACAATCTGCCGCACATTCGACCTCGCCGTCCGCAGCGCCCCCATCCGCAATCCCACCGGCAGATGCTCCACAAACCGATGCACAATCCGCAGGATCTCCTCAGCCGACTCCTGCGTATGCGCCACCTGCAAAGTAAGCGTCCCCGGCTGCGTAATTGTCTTCAACAAAAACCGCCCCGCAACCCACGTAGTCAGCCCCATCTGCCGCGCCTTTAGAACGATGTTCCCCGTACCGCGCCGCCGTTCAAACTCCCTCTGTACAGCATTCGCCCGCAGCGGCCGCAACTGCCCATCCTTCCCCCGAATGCGCAGCAAACTCTCCGCCAGAAACACCCCCACACTCCGCCCCCGCAACCGAGCATGAGGCTCATCCAACATCCTCCCCAAAATCTCCAACTCCCGCCGATCCCGCCCCGCAAAACCCAACCCCTCCACCACAAATCCGCCCTAACCCTCGCCGTTGTAGTTGCCGTTGCAGTCGCCCTCGTCTTTGCCCTCGCCCTTGCCCTTGCAGTTGCTTTTGCCCTTGCCTTTCTGTCTGTCATTCCCGAAGGGAATCTGCTTCTTCTTTTGCCCTTGCAGTTGCCCTTACCCACACCAACAACCCTCAATTCCCCCCACACCAATACCGCACCGAATAAGCAGTAGAAGCCGCCAGCGCCACATTCCCCGTAAGCGTCACAGCCGCAGCACTCTCACTCCATCCCACCGAAGCAACCACCCCACTCCCCGCCAACTGCACGCTCACCACGCAATTCGCCTGGCTAGTCCGCGTATTCGGAAAACTAAACGTCCCCAGACTTCCCGTCGTCGTAGAAGCCCCCGTAGTTAACGTCGCCGCACCACTCACCCCATCGCAAACATGACTCGCCGTACAGGCAAACGAAGCACCGCTCCCCGCCGCTGCCCCCGCAGCAAAGCTCATCGTCCCCGTCCCGCTCATCGTCTTCCCATCGATAAATCCAGCCGTCGTAACATTGCCGCTGCCCGTAACAATCGCCACCTGCAACGGAGTAGCCCCGCCCGAGAACACCGCCAACCCACCCGTTCCCGAACCAGCCTCGCGGTTCACCGACACATACCCCGTTCCATTCGCATTCAGCATCGTCTCGCCACTCTGATAAGCCTTGAAATGATCCGTCCCATCAATCGCCGAATTCAACGACCAGTTATTTCCCGCATCCTTCACCATGTACCACTGCGAAGCACCGTTCCAATCCTTGTAGATAAACGATTCCTTCTGAGCCGCACTCAGCCCCGCCCACAGCGTCGAATCGATCTCCGCATCCGCCCCGTTCTTCACCGTCGCCGAGCCCTTCAACGTCGATGCTCCGCCCACCTGCAGGCTCCCCGTAAAGTTCGCATCGCCCGCGCCATCGATAGTCGCCACCGTAGTTTCCGTCGCACCGCCAGACCCAATCACCAATCCGCCCGATCCCGCATTCGTCGAACCATTCAGCACCACGGCGCCCGTACCCGTCGCATTCAGAACAGTCTGATTATTCGTGCCTCCCGCACTCGTAATCTCCGCTACCGCATTCGCCGATGTGGTCTGGTTCGTCCCCGTGAAAGTCAGCGTCGGCTGCGACGTATATCCACTCCCATTCGCAGTCATCGACACGCTCAATACCGTGTTGCCTCCGGCACAGCTCGGCGAAGCAGTCGTCGCCATAACAGCCGTCGCCGCAGCACCCGATCCACCGCCGCCCGCAAAGCCGATAGCCGGTGGAGTCGAAGACGTATAACACCCGCCATTGTTCACAATCACGTTGGTCACCGTATTCGCCACAGTGCTCAGATACTGCCCGATCGAAAGCCGATTGACACTGCTCAAAACATCCGTGATGTTATAAAACTGCTCCCCCGAACTCCCATCCCCCAACCCCACCGTCCACCGGTATCCATAATCCGTCTGGTATTCATTCAACAACCCGCGCTCGTTTCCATTTCCTGTTCCCACGCGCACATGATTCGTCACAGTCGAATCCATCTGGCTCGCATACCAGTCGCCCTTCACCCCATTGAACGTTCGATGAAATGCATCCAGAAAACTGTTTCGCGAACCGTTATCCGTCAACGCCCCCGTAAACATCGTCCCACCCGTAATCCACGAGTTATACGTACTGCCTGCATCCGCGATAACCTGGCTCGAAGAGTTCTCATTGCGCACCCCGACAAACGTGTTGTTCTGCGCATTCGCTCCCAGGTGCAATGCCGTAGCGCAACCCTCAACATCCCCGCCAGTGAACGTATTGCCATCTCCCTGCGCCAGGTTGATTCCATACGTCCCCGCAATCGGATTCCCGCCACTCGTCGGGCAATCGATATGCAATCGGATAAACGTACTCGCATTCATCCAATCCGTAGTCGCCGCATTCGCCGCCTGGTGCCCAATGCCATTCACCGCCGTGTGCCAGCCATTGAATGCCAGGTCATAAAAACTTCCGCCCGAGTAATTCCCCGTACCATCCACCGTCATACCCGTCTGGTTCGAATTCCCCAGTAAATACAGGCTCTCCAGGTCCATCTCCTGCACCCTGTAAGCCACCAGCGCCTGCGTCGCCGCATTCGTCGAATCAGTCGTGTTGATCACCACATCATCGAGATGAAAGCCCATCGTGTCCGCCGCATACGTCGGATCGCCCACCTGCACCGCAGCACCGGCACCCGAATACAACAGCACCGTCCCACCCTGGCTTCCACTCGCCCCCGAAGCACCACGCAAACCGCAGCCCTTCAGCGTCACATTGCGCACCCCGGCCGGCACCACAATCTGCGCCGAAGTCGAGATCGTCGCACACGGCAGCAACACCGTGGCATTCGCCACATTCAACGTCAGTGTCGAAGCCATCGTCACCGTCCCGGTAAAATTCCGCGCATCGCAAATCCCGCCATACACCGAACTCAACCCAGCCAGGCAAGCCGATAACTTACTCCCGATATCCGAACCCGCAAACTGGTCCGCTTGGTAAGCCCCGCCCACCGCCAACGCCGTCAGTTGACCTCCGAAGTGACTCACCGCCGCATTCA of Acidicapsa ligni contains these proteins:
- a CDS encoding terminase, translating into MLDEPHARLRGRSVGVFLAESLLRIRGKDGQLRPLRANAVQREFERRRGTGNIVLKARQMGLTTWVAGRFLLKTITQPGTLTLQVAHTQESAEEILRIVHRFVEHLPVGLRMGALRTARSNVRQIVFPEIDSEFRVESASDRNAGRGMTVQNLHCSEVSRWGMNGLGAGSGDAAAETLAGLRAGLPPGAEVMLESTPNGVGGCFYDEWQRAHETGMVRHFFPWWMDAGYRGPGVDEATLTEEELELMTRPDVALNLEQIGFRRAMRAGLRGMARQEFVEDAESCFRVSGEPYFDMEAVERRLEVVPEAGIHKDSGRLEIWFPPMAGRLYVVAVDPAGGGSEGDWSAIQVLDMETGMQCAEYAGHVAGLELMETARNIAWDYNTAWLVVERNNHGSGLLCLLEDRGYREIYRGADGQAGFLTTSVSRPQMLARMSAALVESAELFHSRKLLVECRSFVRLANGNVGARSGAHDDRVMAMAIGLAARGELLGRRR